The following coding sequences are from one Triticum dicoccoides isolate Atlit2015 ecotype Zavitan chromosome 4A, WEW_v2.0, whole genome shotgun sequence window:
- the LOC119288815 gene encoding late embryogenesis abundant protein 1-like — translation MSSRQDQREARAEADARRAADEIARARDERVMQAEMDARRAADEIARARADREHGALGGGAYAEHPSGGGGILGSMQEGAKSLASAVGRTFGGAKDTAADKTYQAADATGNTMGEYKDYTAEKAKETNDSVAHKTSETAEATRNKLGEAKDCTVEKATEAKDTVAQKTNETAEATKNKLGEYKDALAGKTQEAKDSTMQKAHQTKDAAAEKARQAKDVTQQKAGEYTDATKGTAQEARDRSMATTQTHDADRGQQGTGLFGALGNMTGAIKEKLTVGSGTQQHDAGGHGLRLGSEDERAVKERAAEKAASVYFEEKDRLAKERAAERVDKCVEKCVEGCVGSSCAHRKGKM, via the exons ATGTCGTCGAGGCAAGACCAGCGCGAGGCGAGGGCCGAGGCCGACGCTCGCCGCGCGGCGGACGAGATCGCGCGCGCGCGGGACGAGCGGGTGATGCAGGCGGAGATGGACGCGCGACGCGCGGCGGACGAGATCGCGCGCGCCCGCGCGGACCGCGAGCACGGCGCACTGGGCGGCGGTGCCTACGCCGAGcacccgagcggcggcggcggcatcctgggGAGCATGCAGGAGGGCGCCAAGTCCCTGGCCAGCGCGGTCGGCCGCACGTTCGGCGGCGCCAAGGACACCGCCGCCGACAAGACCTACCAGGCGGCGGACGCCACCGGGAACACGATGGGCGAGTACAAGGACTACACCGccgagaaggccaaggagaccaacGACAGCGTCGCGCACAAGACGAGCGAGACCGCGGAGGCCACCAGGAACAAGCTCGGCGAGGCCAAGGACTGCACCGTCGAGAAGGCGACGGAGGCCAAGGACACCGTGGCGCAGAAGACGAACGAGACCGCTGAGGCTACCAAGAACAAGCTGGGAGAGTACAAGGACGCCTTGGCCGGGAAGACGCAGGAGGCCAAGGACAGCACCATGCAGAAGGCCCACCAGACGAAGGACGCCGCCGCCGAGAAGGCGAGGCAGGCCAAGGACGTGACACAGCAGAAGGCCGGCGAGTACACGGACGCCACCAAGGGGACCGCGCAGGAAGCCAGGGACAGGTCCATGGCGACCACGCAGACCCACGATGCCGATAG GGGTCAGCAAGGGACCGGTCTGTTCGGGGCGCTGGGCAACATGACGGGCGCGATCAAGGAGAAGCTGACGGTTGGCTCGGGCACGCAGCAGCACGACGCCGGAGGGCACGGCCTCCGGCTGGGCAGCGAGGACGAGCGCGCGGTGAAGGAGCGCGCGGCGGAGAAGGCGGCGTCCGTGTACTTCGAGGAGAAGGACCGGCTGGCCAAGGAGCGCGCGGCGGAGCGGGTGGACAAGTGCGTTGAGAAGTGCGTGGAAGGGTGCGTCGGCTCCTCCTGCGCCCACCGCAAGGGCAAGATGTGA